Proteins encoded by one window of Haematobia irritans isolate KBUSLIRL chromosome 2, ASM5000362v1, whole genome shotgun sequence:
- the LOC142225119 gene encoding uncharacterized protein LOC142225119 → MYPQKGDPTVFCKDILSYFKGSVLAAINSTNRCPLTYKGISSSISIRPKVGNSQVGGGAFLIGVIDVIIPVTSAISSENRLVEFEASLKDKRTPLTSKFIIEAHKVEAKDLWERLKPVYEECLADIEHEAADDAQDPGGSSKDIEERASVNAAEIEMVKSKYNSAFATYCRCVEHLGVLLQEIDIPTSNVAPAQTQGFRLPPCEVPIFSGDYSSWPTFRDMFTARDINGCISLLKLYGIDVESWDPIFVFVCCNRLPDVTLTLWEQTLDDKTQLPKWTDLNTFLTNRHRTLESVSEIRRKDLNSRQPSTNNSCPKIGGKTVKTFQNKVTESSCRLCSNGSHAFRKCPKFLDMTPNQRLKEIKRFKLCLNCFSKVHSVNNCTSKYTCFKCSKRHNTLLHREQASSNPKATSATTPSPAPTDNKLSSIQSTSNDRGVVQTCFSSQSKAVLLGTAIVKICHNGFSYLARALVDSGSEGTFISERLFHNLQLPFKRTSATISGLNNTTSASVQRECRFILASNIDEGVGIPTSALVVPHLSGSLPSRTIDPSSLREIPNIPLADPRFFESSRIDLLIGGDLLPSVMLPGVQRHVCGTLVAQETVFGWVLTGPIPSETSNTSPHIVSYFCEISLDKEISRFWELEDLPRKTFLSPSEQFCEDLYAATTTRNHEGRYIVNLPFKEEFSQSIDIGESRKSAMAQFFRNEARLLRNPDFKIEYDRVIEEYGTLGHMTVVQSLKSSDSSRHYYLPHHAVVRPESKTTKVRVVFNASSPTSNGFSLNDVLHTGPVLQQDLVVLILRWRFFRYVFNGDITKMYRQILVHPDHRPYQRILFRHDPTDIIHDYELNTVTFGVNCAPFLAIRTIIQLANDIRSEYPLASDILLNSMYVDDALAGGHSICDTVKSRDQLIAALNSAGFSMRKWTSNTKEILSDLLPSQLLSEDFLEFDDRSTTKTLGIRWNASSDSFFFSSIEFPDMSNYTKREVLSRISSLFDPAGWLAPCVVIAKMIMQRIWAEGTKWDEEISHESLSLWKAFQSSYPLINSIKIPRWFGYTPSSDVQFHGFSDASEKAYAAVLYVRVVQGTSVSVHLVACKTKVAPLKTISIPRLELCGATLLSEMIDHFVPKLNIPKYSLYCWTDSTIVLSWLSKPPNFWSTFVANRVSKICQVICPSNWHHVRSEHNPADMASRGVGPQGLIDNFMWWNGPPWLSDPEENWPKFNCPSTDTIDIERRNIKVHFSYFKDFSDVLERFSSLPRAIRVIAYIYRFLFSTHPKFRSNYQRDSINISTSEILMVHDRLIAVSQKANFPNEYSALSAKKPIASNSPILSLNPFIDAEGIIRISGRLVSSPVLSYNEKHPILLPYNCQFSRLLVKFIHEVSIHGGNQLVLRLLRSKYWIIRAKNLIRTTINKCKPCIVYKHRCQTHLMSALPPERTDLSRPFTHTGVDFAGPFDIKHYTGRCCRITKGGCPAHIHSDNGTNFVGASRSLAKDFIKTSHLAVQSRYGFQGITWHFIPPGAPHMGGLWEAGVKSFKSHFRKVAGNFKHTFEEFQTLLARIEACLNSRPLCPLSDDPSELAALTPGHFLIGTPILMPVDPDVRECQASLLNRWQRLKVIHQHFCLRWKEEYLKELHKRYKWKMPNENLQDNAMVVVKEENTPPNEWRLGRIQKVRPGSDGRVRVADILTGRGTITRPISKLVVLFNESSQ, encoded by the exons CTGTTTACGAGGAGTGCCTCGCCGACATTGAGCATGAGGCGGCTGATGACGCTCAAGATCCTGGGGGGAGCTCGAAGGATATCGAGGAAAGGGCATCAGTAAATGCCGCTGAGATTGAGATGGTGAAGTCCAAGTATAACAGTGCCTTTGCGACTTATTGTCGCTGTGTGGAACACTTGGGGGTATTGCTGCAGGAGATAGATATCCCGACGTCCAACGTAGCTCCAGCGCAAACCCAAGGGTTCAGACTACCACCCTGCGAAGTTCCAATATTTAGCGGGGACTACTCTTCTTGGCCCACTTTCCGCGATATGTTTACCGCG AGGGATATAAATGGATGTATATCCTTGTTGAAACTGTATGGAATTGATGTCGAGAGTTGGGatcctatttttgtttttgtgtgttgcAATAGGCTTCCAGATGTCACCCTTACGTTATGGGAGCAGACCCTGGACGACAAGACACAGCTACCAAAATGGACTGACCTTAATACCTTCCTGACGAATCGTCACAGGACCTTGGAGTCTGTGTCAGAAATTCGTAGGAAGGATTTGAACTCAAGACAGCCCTCAACCAATAATTCTTGCCCGAAGATTGGTGGCAAGACTGTGAAGACCTTTCAAAATAAAGTAACTGAATCGTCGTGTCGTCTATGTTCGAATGGAAGCCATGCTTTCCGGAAATGTCCAAAATTTTTGGATATGACTCCAAACCAACGGCTTAAAGAAATTAAGAGGTTTAAGCTGTGTTTGAACTGTTTTTCCAAGGTGCATTCGGTAAACAATTGCACTAGCAAATACACCTGCTTCAAATGTAGTAAACGCCATAATACACTCCTTCATCGAGAGCAGGCTTCCTCAAACCCCAAGGCTACATCGGCCACTACTCCTTCTCCAGCTCCCACAGATAACAAATTATCTTCTATACAGTCCACTAGTAATGACAGAGGGGTAGTACAAACATGTTTTTCCAGTCAATCGAAAGCTGTACTATTGGGTACGGCTATTGTAAAAATATGTCATAATGGTTTTTCCTACCTTGCTCGTGCCTTGGTGGATTCGGGATCGGAGGGCACTTTTATCTCAGAGAGACTATTCCATAACCTACAACTTCCATTCAAGCGCACTTCCGCGACCATATCGGGCTTGAATAATACCACCTCCGCCTCAGTTCAAAGAGAATGTAGATTCATTTTGGCTTCCAACATTGATGAAGGGGTCGGGATACCCACTTCTGCCCTAGTTGTTCCCCATTTATCGGGGAGTCTACCTTCAAGGACAATTGATCCTTCATCTTTGAGAGAGATTCCAAATATCCCCCTAGCAGATCCTCGATTTTTTGAAAGCTCGAGGATAGATCTGCTCATAGGTGGGGACTTACTTCCTTCCGTTATGTTGCCAGGTGTGCAACGACATGTCTGTGGAACTTTGGTTGCACAGGAGACTGTCTTTGGATGGGTTCTTACGGGCCCCATTCCAAGTGAAACGTCCAATACATCTCCTCACATCGTGtcctatttttgtgaaatctctCTAGATAAGGAGATTTCTCGCTTTTGGGAGTTGGAAGACCTTCCTCGAAAAACGTTTTTATCACCCTCTGAGCAATTTTGTGAGGATCTGTATGCTGCCACGACAACTAGGAACCACGAAGGCAGATACATAGTGAATCTTCCATTTAAGGAGGAATTTTCCCAGTCGATTGATATCGGTGAATCACGAAAATCTGCTATGGCTCAGTTCTTTAGAAATGAGGCGCGCCTTCTTCGGAATCCGGACTTCAAGATTGAGTATGATAGGGTTATAGAAGAGTACGGAACATTGGGTCATATGACTGTAGTGCAGTCTCTCAAATCTTCCGACTCTTCCAGACATTACTACCTGCCACATCACGCCGTCGTCAGGCCGGAGAGTAAGACTACAAAAGTCCGTGTAGTCTTTAATGCTTCTTCCCCTACATCAAACGGGTTTAGCTTGAATGATGTATTACACACAGGTCCTGTATTACAACAGGATCTTGTGGTACTCATTCTGAGGTGGAGATTCTTTCGTTATGTCTTCAacggagatataacaaaaatgtatAGGCAAATCCTGGTCCATCCGGATCACAGGCCATATCAGCGGATACTATTTCGGCACGATCCAACTGACATTATCCATGATTACGAACTAAACACTGTCACATTCGGGGTTAACTGTGCCCCATTTTTGGCCATTAGGACGATTATTCAATTGGCAAATGACATTCGCTCTGAGTATCCCCTTGCATCCGATATATTGTTGAATTCGATGTACGTCGACGATGCTTTAGCAGGCGGTCATTCCATTTGTGACACGGTTAAATCCAGGGATCAGTTGATAGCCGCATTGAACTCTGCCGGTTTTTCCATGAGAAAATGGACTTCCAATACGAAGGAAATACTTTCAGATCTTCTTCCGAGTCAGCTCCTTTCTGAGGATTTCCTGGAATTTGATGACCGAAGCACGACAAAAACGTTAGGCATACGTTGGAACGCTTCATCTGATTCCTTTTTCTTTTCCTCTATAGAATTCCCCGATATGTCCAATTATACCAAAAGGGAAGTTCTTTCAAGAATTTCCAGTCTTTTTGACCCTGCGGGATGGCTTGCCCCATGCGTGGTCATTGCGAAAATGATAATGCAAAGGATTTGGGCAGAAGGTACTAAATGGGATGAAGAAATTTCTCATGAATCATTGTCCCTGTGGAAAGCTTTTCAATCTTCATATCCTTTgataaattctattaaaattccgCGGTGGTTTGGGTATACTCCATCATCCGATGTTCAGTTTCATGGGTTCAGTGACGCATCGGAAAAAGCTTATGCCGCAGTCCTGTATGTCCGTGTCGTTCAAGGTACGTCCGTTTCTGTCCATCTTGTCGCATGTAAGACTAAAGTAGCCCCTCTTAAAACGATTTCGATCCCGAGACTTGAGTTATGTGGGGCAACACTTCTTTCGGAAATGATCGATCACTTTGTTCCCAAGCTAAATATTCCGAAATATTCGCTTTACTGTTGGACGGATTCAACAATTGTGTTGTCCTGGTTGAGTAAGCCTCCAAATTTTTGGTCCACTTTCGTAGCTAATAGGGTGTCAAAGATTTGTCAAGTCATATGTCCGTCGAACTGGCATCATGTAAGATCAGAACATAATCCAGCTGACATGGCTAGTCGTGGAGTGGGTCCACAGGGCCTTATAGATAATTTCATGTGGTGGAATGGTCCTCCATGGCTTAGTGACCCCGAGGAAAATTGGCCAAAATTCAACTGCCCTTCAACCGACACGATAGATATCGAGCGAAGAAATATTAAGGTCCATTTCTCATACTTCAAGGATTTTAGTGATGTGCTGGAAAGATTTTCCTCGCTGCCAAGGGCAATCCGAGTCATTGCTTATATTTATAGGTTTTTATTTAGCACCCATCCTAAGTTTCGTTCAAATTATCAAAGGGATTCAATAAACATTTCTACTTCTGAGATATTGATGGTTCATGACCGCCTCATTGCTGTTTCTCAGAAAGCAAATTTTCCAAATGAGTATTCGGCTCTATCTGCTAAGAAACCCATTGCTTCGAACAGTCCCATATTAAGTTTAAACCCATTTATTGATGCAGAGGGCATTATAAGAATAAGTGGCAGATTAGTATCTTCTCCAGTCTTGTCATACAACGAAAAGCACCCCATCCTACTCCCATATAACTGCCAGTTTTCTCGTTTATTAGTCAAGTTTATACATGAGGTTTCTATCCATGGAGGAAATCAATTGGTCTTGCGTCTCTTAAGATCCAAATATTGGATTATCAGGGCAAAAAACTTGATCAGAACCACAATTAATAAATGCAAACCATGCATCGTATATAAACACAGATGTCAGACACATTTAATGTCCGCATTGCCCCCTGAAAGAACCGATCTTTCAAGACCATTTACCCACACTGGGGTGGACTTTGCGGGGCCGTTCGACATTAAACATTACACTGGTCGATGTTGTCGCATTACGAAGGG AGGTTGTCCAGCTCATATCCATTCTGACAACGGTACCAATTTTGTTGGTGCCTCTAGATCTTTGGCGAAAGATTTTATTAAGACGTCACATCTCGCTGTTCAGTCCAGGTATGGATTCCAGGGGATTACTTGGCATTTCATTCCACCTGGAGCTCCCCATATGGGAGGGCTTTGGGAAGCTGGCGTCAAAAGTTTCAAAAGCCACTTTCGCAAGGTGGCGGGGAACTTTAAGCATACATTTGAGGAGTTCCAAACTTTACTTGCAAGAATAGAAGCGTGCTTGAACTCACGTCCATTGTGTCCTTTATCCGATGATCCCTCTGAGCTCGCTGCTCTTACCCCTGGTCATTTCTTAATCGGTACTCCGATATTAATGCCAGTTGATCCGGATGTCCGAGAATGTCAGGCGTCGTTGTTAAATAGGTGGCAACGATTGAAAGTTATCCATCAGCATTTTTGCCTCCGATGGAAGGAGGAATATCTGAAAGAGCTACATAAGCGCTACAAATGGAAAATGCCAAACGAGAACCTGCAAGATaatgcgatggttgtggtgaaagAAGAAAATACTCCTCCAAACGAGTGGCGTCTGGGCCGAATTCAAAAGGTTCGTCCAGGCTCTGACGGGCGAGTTCGAGTTGCTGACATTCTAACGGGCAGGGGGACTATAACAAGACCAATCTCGAAACTTGTTGTCCTCTTTAACGAATCTTCCCAATAG
- the LOC142226549 gene encoding uncharacterized protein LOC142226549: MKFVFAVVMLALAVGVQSSLLAAHAPGVSYVTSAVHPAGPWGAHWAGGWGGPWGGYGGAWHGPAAAVDVSAWGHAGHGAWDGHGAWDGHGAWDGAWGPHGAWGGHPGISLSQGPGHAHGHGVYVAKTRGAVHTAPLAGHTASATAVNVAAAPGTH; the protein is encoded by the exons atgaag TTCGTTTTTGCCGTAGTCATGTTGGCCCTTGCTGTCGGTGTCCAATCATCTCTATTAGCTGCTCATGCTCCTGGTGTATCTTATGTTACCTCTGCCGTGCATCCAGCTGGCCCATGGGGTGCTCACTGGGCCGGCGGCTGGGGTGGTCCATGGGGAGGATATGGTGGAGCTTGGCATGGACCCGCTGCTGCCGTTGATGTCAGTGCTTGGGGTCATGCCGGTCATGGAGCTTGGGATGGTCATGGTGCTTGGGACGGTCATGGTGCTTGGGATGGTGCCTGGGGACCACATGGAGCATGGGGTGGCCATCCCGGTATTTCTTTAAGCCAAGGACCCGGACATGCTCATGGTCATGGTGTTTATGTAGCTAAGACTCGTGGTGCTGTCCATACTGCTCCTTTAGCTGGTCATACCGCTTCAGCTACTGCCGTAAATGTTGCTGCAGCTCCTGGTACTCATTAA
- the LOC142226550 gene encoding uncharacterized protein LOC142226550 — protein MKFVFAVVMLALAVGVQSSLLTAQVSPGVSYVTPALHHGAWGGPWGGPWAGAWGAHGGAWDGSWAGAWHDDAWNGHAGAWDGHGAWGGHPGISLSQGPGHAHAAHGPGVYVAKTRGAVHTAPLAGHVNSATAVNVAPAPGTH, from the exons ATGAAG TTCGTCTTTGCCGTAGTCATGTTGGCTCTTGCCGTTGGAGTTCAATCCTCTTTATTAACCGCTCAGGTATCTCCTGGTGTGTCATATGTTACACCAGCTTTACATCATGGAGCCTGGGGTGGTCCATGGGGAGGTCCTTGGGCTGGAGCATGGGGTGCCCATGGTGGGGCCTGGGATGGCTCTTGGGCTGGTGCTTGGCATGATGACGCTTGGAATGGTCATGCTGGTGCTTGGGATGGTCATGGAGCCTGGGGTGGTCATCCTGGTATTTCTCTAAGCCAAGGACCTGGACATGCTCATGCTGCTCATGGACCCGGTGTTTATGTTGCCAAAACCCGTGGTGCCGTCCATACTGCTCCTTTAGCTGGCCATGTAAACTCTGCCACCGCTGTAAATGTTGCCCCAGCTCCTGGTACTCATTAA